From the Nocardiopsis changdeensis genome, one window contains:
- a CDS encoding FAD-dependent monooxygenase, with amino-acid sequence MPAVNDVLISGAGVAGPALAHWLHHHGIRATVVERAPGLRSGGYAIDLRGVAVDVAERMGALAEIRRNVTEMDGAAFVDARGRRSARFSSADAVDDGRSLEILRGDLVRILHAPTTAHTEYLYDDTLTALEQDGDRVRATFLNAAPRTFDLVVGADGLHSATRRLAFGPEERYARFLGAYISIFTIPDHLGLDREARLFNVPGKAAGMYHTPRAEGAKAIFLLRSPESSGIDRRPPAEQKAYLRAEFAGLGWENDRILDAMEETGDFYFDSVTRIHMDTWSAGRVALLGDAGYCPSPMSGQGTSLALVGAYVLAAELARHGGAAGALAAYEARMRPYVDANQAIADAGLGILAPRTRRGILLRDTVLRAGGPLLSLLGRFDRRLSNAAEALDLDAPAPDPARP; translated from the coding sequence ATGCCCGCCGTGAACGACGTCCTGATCTCCGGAGCCGGCGTCGCCGGACCCGCCCTCGCCCACTGGCTGCACCACCACGGCATCCGCGCGACCGTGGTCGAACGCGCCCCGGGCCTCCGGTCCGGCGGCTACGCCATCGACCTGCGCGGCGTCGCCGTCGACGTGGCGGAGCGCATGGGCGCGCTCGCCGAGATCCGCCGCAACGTCACCGAGATGGACGGGGCGGCGTTCGTGGACGCGCGGGGCCGCCGGTCCGCCCGGTTCTCCTCGGCCGACGCGGTGGACGACGGCCGGTCCCTGGAGATCCTCCGAGGCGACCTGGTGCGCATCCTGCACGCGCCCACCACCGCGCACACCGAGTACCTGTACGACGACACCCTCACCGCCCTGGAGCAGGACGGCGACCGGGTGCGGGCGACCTTCCTCAACGCCGCACCGCGCACCTTCGACCTGGTCGTGGGCGCCGACGGGCTGCACTCCGCCACCCGGCGGCTCGCGTTCGGCCCCGAGGAGCGGTACGCCCGGTTCCTGGGCGCCTACATCAGCATCTTCACGATCCCCGACCACCTGGGCCTGGACCGGGAGGCGCGGCTCTTCAACGTCCCCGGCAAGGCCGCCGGGATGTACCACACGCCCCGCGCCGAGGGCGCCAAGGCCATCTTCCTCCTCCGCTCCCCCGAGTCCTCCGGCATCGACCGCCGGCCGCCCGCCGAGCAGAAGGCGTACCTGCGGGCGGAGTTCGCGGGCCTGGGCTGGGAGAACGACCGGATCCTGGACGCCATGGAGGAAACCGGGGACTTCTACTTCGACTCGGTGACCCGGATCCACATGGACACCTGGTCGGCCGGCCGGGTGGCCCTGCTGGGCGACGCCGGGTACTGCCCCTCCCCCATGTCCGGGCAGGGCACCAGCCTGGCCCTGGTCGGGGCGTACGTGCTCGCCGCGGAGCTGGCCCGGCACGGCGGCGCGGCCGGCGCCCTGGCCGCCTACGAGGCGCGGATGCGGCCCTACGTGGACGCCAACCAGGCCATCGCCGACGCGGGCCTGGGCATCCTCGCCCCGCGCACCCGGCGGGGGATCCTGCTGCGCGACACGGTGCTGCGGGCCGGGGGGCCGCTGCTCTCCCTGCTGGGCCGGTTCGACAGGCGGCTGTCCAACGCCGCCGAGGCCCTGGACCTGGACGCCCCCGCCCCGGACCCGGCCCGGCCCTGA
- a CDS encoding NAD(P)/FAD-dependent oxidoreductase — protein sequence MTESRNYRLVHGGGDEAEIPHILIVGGGYLGMYTAKRLEKKLGAGEARITVIDPNSYMTYQPFLPEAAAGSIAPRNVVVPLRKVFKRVRVLGGRVVRIDNADRTVRYEPNVGEPETISYDYLVMAAGAVSRTLPIPGLAEWGIGIKTVEEAAYLRNHVLDQLAIADSTDDEDVRRKALTFVFVGGGFAGAEAIAELEDMVRDAVRIHPSIEQSDVRFYLIEAADKILPEVGPEVGTKALNQLRRRGIDVRLKTFLESAVDQRIKLSDGAEFDAGTLVWTAGVKPSPVVSASDLPLGPKGHVDTSEYLIVNGAENVFAGGDNAQVPDGNGGYYPPNAQNAVRQAPVLADNVIATLRGEKPKAYRHKNLGAVAGLGMHKGAAQLFGRIGLNGRLAWYAHRAYHLFAVPTFNRKFRVLSDWTLGFFLRRDFAALPDMIEPRQAFEEASNPQVIEGGHLRRVS from the coding sequence ATGACCGAGAGCAGGAACTACCGGCTGGTGCACGGCGGAGGGGACGAGGCGGAGATCCCGCACATCCTCATCGTCGGTGGCGGTTACCTCGGGATGTACACCGCGAAGCGGCTGGAGAAGAAGCTCGGTGCCGGTGAAGCGCGGATCACCGTCATCGACCCCAACTCGTACATGACGTACCAGCCGTTCCTGCCCGAGGCCGCGGCCGGGAGCATCGCCCCCCGCAACGTGGTCGTTCCGCTGCGCAAGGTCTTCAAGCGGGTCCGCGTCCTGGGCGGCCGGGTCGTGCGCATCGACAACGCCGACCGCACCGTCCGCTACGAGCCCAACGTAGGCGAGCCCGAGACCATCTCCTACGACTACCTGGTGATGGCCGCCGGCGCCGTCTCGCGCACCCTGCCCATCCCCGGCCTGGCCGAGTGGGGCATCGGCATCAAGACGGTCGAAGAGGCCGCCTACCTGCGCAACCACGTGCTCGACCAGCTGGCCATCGCCGACTCCACCGACGACGAGGACGTCCGCCGCAAGGCGCTGACCTTCGTCTTCGTCGGCGGCGGGTTCGCCGGCGCCGAGGCCATCGCCGAGCTGGAGGACATGGTCCGCGACGCGGTCCGCATCCACCCCTCGATCGAGCAGTCGGACGTGCGGTTCTACCTCATCGAGGCCGCCGACAAGATCCTGCCCGAGGTCGGCCCCGAGGTCGGGACCAAGGCCCTCAACCAGCTGCGCCGCCGCGGCATCGACGTCCGGCTCAAGACGTTCCTGGAGTCGGCCGTCGACCAGCGCATCAAGCTCAGCGACGGCGCCGAGTTCGACGCAGGCACCCTGGTGTGGACCGCGGGCGTCAAGCCCAGCCCGGTGGTCTCGGCCAGCGACCTGCCGCTGGGCCCCAAGGGCCACGTCGACACCAGCGAGTACCTCATCGTCAACGGCGCCGAGAACGTGTTCGCCGGCGGTGACAACGCCCAGGTGCCCGACGGCAACGGCGGCTACTACCCGCCCAACGCCCAGAACGCGGTGCGCCAGGCCCCGGTGCTGGCCGACAACGTCATCGCCACCCTGCGCGGCGAGAAGCCCAAGGCCTACCGCCACAAGAACCTCGGCGCGGTGGCCGGGCTGGGCATGCACAAGGGCGCCGCCCAGCTGTTCGGGAGGATCGGGCTCAACGGCCGCCTGGCCTGGTACGCGCACCGCGCCTACCACCTGTTCGCGGTCCCGACCTTCAACCGCAAGTTCCGGGTGCTGTCGGACTGGACCCTCGGGTTCTTCCTGCGCCGCGACTTCGCCGCGCTGCCCGACATGATCGAGCCCCGCCAGGCCTTCGAGGAGGCCAGCAACCCGCAGGTGATCGAGGGCGGCCACCTGCGCCGGGTGAGCTAG
- a CDS encoding TetR/AcrR family transcriptional regulator, whose amino-acid sequence MPRTHGDTRAEIQGVALDLFGRQGYEKTSLREIAERLDITKAALYYHFRSKEDLLRALVEPLRRDMEGFLEGVDGLARDAPEEVLGVYFDICVRHGTLLTALLNDLASLSRIGLVEDVMGWRRRLDAALVGEDAGMPARMGAVIALGGLQDLAVYLDPEEAARCRDRAVAIAAAALMEGTGPRTDGMD is encoded by the coding sequence GTGCCCAGAACGCACGGTGACACCAGGGCGGAGATCCAGGGGGTCGCCCTCGACCTCTTCGGCAGGCAGGGCTACGAGAAGACGAGCCTGCGCGAGATCGCCGAACGCCTGGACATCACCAAGGCCGCGCTCTACTACCACTTCCGGTCCAAGGAGGACCTGCTCCGGGCCCTCGTCGAGCCCCTGCGGCGGGACATGGAGGGGTTCCTGGAGGGTGTGGACGGGCTCGCCCGCGACGCCCCCGAGGAGGTCCTCGGCGTCTACTTCGACATCTGTGTGCGCCACGGCACCCTGCTGACCGCGCTGCTCAACGACCTGGCCTCCCTCAGCCGGATCGGGCTGGTCGAGGACGTCATGGGCTGGCGGCGCCGCCTGGACGCCGCGCTCGTGGGGGAGGACGCCGGGATGCCCGCCAGGATGGGCGCCGTCATCGCCCTGGGCGGCCTCCAGGACCTCGCCGTGTACCTGGACCCCGAGGAGGCGGCCCGGTGCCGCGACCGGGCCGTGGCCATCGCGGCGGCCGCGCTGATGGAGGGTACGGGACCGCGAACGGACGGCATGGACTAG
- a CDS encoding Ppx/GppA phosphatase family protein: MSGVAAIDCGTNSVRLLIADVVHIDGDEVQVVDVDRRMEIVRLGEGVDETGEFAPQALERTFEALRGYAEAIAAHGIELGPEAVRMVATSATRDARNRQVFIDGVREILGVEPEVVTGLDEAELSFVGATAEFAAEAAEDGHPDLKPPFLVVDIGGGSTEFVLGGGAGDEDELVRAALSVNIGCVRMTERHLRSDPPTAEEIAAATADIDAALDEVERVVPLREAGTVVCVAGTATTVAGIALDLPEYDSERIHHTRVSAEELDRITGSLLASTSVQRSEIGVMHPGRVDVIGAGALVLSRVLARTGADAFTASEHDILDGVAWSLVV; encoded by the coding sequence ATGAGCGGTGTCGCGGCGATCGACTGCGGGACGAACTCGGTCAGGCTGCTGATCGCGGACGTCGTCCACATCGACGGCGACGAGGTCCAGGTCGTTGACGTCGACCGGCGCATGGAGATCGTGCGGCTGGGCGAGGGCGTCGACGAGACGGGGGAGTTCGCCCCCCAGGCCCTGGAGCGCACCTTCGAGGCGCTGCGCGGCTACGCCGAGGCCATCGCCGCGCACGGCATCGAGCTGGGCCCGGAGGCGGTCCGGATGGTCGCCACCAGCGCCACCCGGGACGCGCGCAACCGCCAGGTGTTCATCGACGGCGTGCGCGAGATCCTGGGCGTGGAGCCGGAGGTGGTCACCGGCCTGGACGAGGCGGAGCTGTCCTTCGTGGGCGCCACCGCCGAGTTCGCCGCGGAGGCCGCGGAGGACGGCCACCCCGACCTCAAGCCGCCGTTCCTGGTGGTGGACATCGGCGGCGGCTCCACCGAGTTCGTCCTGGGCGGCGGGGCCGGGGACGAGGACGAGCTGGTGCGGGCCGCGCTGTCGGTCAACATCGGCTGCGTGCGGATGACCGAGCGGCACCTGCGCAGCGACCCGCCCACCGCGGAGGAGATCGCGGCGGCGACCGCCGACATCGACGCCGCGCTGGACGAGGTCGAGCGGGTCGTCCCGCTGCGCGAGGCGGGCACGGTGGTGTGCGTCGCGGGCACCGCGACGACGGTCGCCGGGATCGCGCTGGACCTGCCCGAGTACGACTCCGAGCGGATCCACCACACGCGCGTGTCCGCGGAGGAGCTGGACCGGATCACCGGGAGCCTGCTGGCGTCCACGTCGGTGCAGCGGTCGGAGATCGGCGTCATGCACCCGGGCCGGGTCGACGTGATCGGCGCGGGCGCGCTGGTGCTGTCCCGGGTCCTGGCCCGCACGGGGGCGGACGCGTTCACGGCCAGCGAGCACGACATCCTGGACGGCGTGGCCTGGAGCCTGGTCGTCTAG
- the eno gene encoding phosphopyruvate hydratase yields the protein MASIEAVQAREILDSRGNPTVEVEVGLDNGIIGRAGVPSGASTGKFEAVELRDGGDRYGGKGVSKAVAAVNDEIANELHGFEPDDQRLIDRALIELDGTPDKSRLGANAILGASLATAHAAALEAELPLFRYLGGPNAHVLPVPMMNILNGGAHADSNVDIQEFMVAPIGASTFSEAVRWGAEVYQALKSVLKGHGLGTGVGDEGGFAPNLDSNRAALDLIVEAIEKAGYTPGTDIALALDVAASELFSDGVYTFEGKPRTSAEMSAYYAELVEAYPLVSIEDPLDEEDWEGWKALTDSLGDKVQLVGDDLFVTNPERLSRGIESGTANSLLVKVNQIGTLTEALDAVALAQRSGYTAMISHRSGETEDTTIADIAVATNAGQIKTGAPARSERVAKYNQLLRIEELLEDAAVYAGVSAFPRFARRG from the coding sequence GTGGCGTCCATCGAGGCAGTTCAGGCGCGAGAGATCCTTGACTCCCGCGGCAACCCCACCGTCGAGGTCGAGGTCGGGCTCGACAACGGCATCATCGGGCGCGCCGGCGTGCCCAGCGGTGCCTCCACCGGCAAGTTCGAGGCGGTCGAGCTGCGCGACGGCGGCGACCGCTACGGCGGCAAGGGCGTGAGCAAGGCCGTCGCGGCCGTCAACGACGAGATCGCCAACGAGCTGCACGGGTTCGAGCCCGACGACCAGCGGCTGATCGACCGCGCGCTCATCGAGCTCGACGGCACCCCCGACAAGTCCCGGCTGGGCGCCAACGCCATCCTCGGCGCCTCCCTGGCCACGGCGCATGCCGCCGCCCTGGAGGCGGAGCTGCCGCTGTTCCGCTACCTCGGCGGCCCCAACGCGCACGTGCTGCCCGTGCCGATGATGAACATCCTCAACGGCGGCGCCCACGCCGACAGCAACGTCGACATCCAGGAGTTCATGGTCGCCCCCATCGGCGCGTCCACCTTCTCCGAGGCGGTCCGCTGGGGTGCCGAGGTCTACCAGGCCCTGAAGTCCGTGCTCAAGGGCCACGGCCTGGGCACCGGCGTCGGCGACGAGGGCGGCTTCGCCCCCAACCTGGACAGCAACCGCGCCGCCCTGGACCTCATCGTCGAGGCCATCGAGAAGGCCGGGTACACCCCGGGCACCGACATCGCGCTGGCCCTGGACGTGGCCGCCTCGGAGCTGTTCTCCGACGGCGTCTACACCTTCGAGGGCAAGCCGCGCACCTCCGCGGAGATGTCCGCCTACTACGCCGAGCTGGTCGAGGCCTACCCCCTGGTCTCCATCGAGGACCCGCTCGACGAGGAGGACTGGGAGGGCTGGAAGGCCCTCACCGACTCCCTCGGCGACAAGGTCCAGCTGGTCGGCGACGACCTCTTCGTCACCAACCCCGAGCGGCTGTCCCGCGGCATCGAGAGCGGCACCGCCAACTCGCTGCTGGTCAAGGTCAACCAGATCGGCACCCTCACCGAGGCGCTGGACGCGGTCGCCCTCGCCCAGCGCAGCGGCTACACGGCGATGATCAGCCACCGCTCCGGCGAGACCGAGGACACCACCATCGCCGACATCGCGGTGGCCACCAACGCCGGGCAGATCAAGACCGGCGCCCCGGCGCGCAGCGAGCGGGTCGCCAAGTACAACCAGCTGCTGCGCATCGAGGAACTGCTGGAGGACGCCGCCGTCTACGCGGGCGTGTCGGCCTTCCCGCGCTTCGCCCGGCGCGGCTAG
- the cysC gene encoding adenylyl-sulfate kinase: protein MVSVDRHGSTSEGASGRPDAPVLAPGPDALAHLELILSGAYPLPGFMTREQAESVERAGRLPDGRAWPVPVILPVPADFTVEGGTVVLTDPEGAPLAELAVAERWKDGAGEYRLAGEVSLLRPPTYGVLRELRATPAEVRARRDLEGRVERPLLAVVTDRPLHHRALHQIRAQAEALAQAPGVEADRAEVLVLVDTGLEDEGMTAAVLAARPLLPPHTSFAVCTLPRAEARASGPFGGPWGDRDALLAAHVAAAYGATHLVVEAGRDGPDVDRVMARRPPVTLLDPEPWLYDADEGLWEPLTRVDPARARREPSDAEVEAELAHGRELPVWFTPARVAAELARLRPARTRRGLTVFFTGLSGSGKSTIARGVCDGIRRAGRTVTLLDGDVVRRMLSHGLTFSTQDRELNIRRIGYVAAEIGRHGGVAVCAPIAPYARGRAEVRAMAQEAGGDFFLVHVATPLEVCEARDRKGLYAKARAGEIPAFTGISDPYEEPVDADLVVDTVDADPADSVAAVLAALRAGGWLPEQDH, encoded by the coding sequence GTGGTGAGTGTCGACAGGCACGGGAGCACGTCGGAGGGGGCCTCCGGGCGGCCGGACGCCCCGGTCCTCGCCCCCGGCCCGGACGCGCTCGCGCATCTGGAACTGATACTGAGCGGGGCGTACCCGCTGCCGGGATTCATGACACGTGAGCAGGCGGAGTCGGTGGAGCGCGCGGGCAGGCTGCCCGATGGGCGCGCGTGGCCGGTTCCGGTCATCCTTCCCGTCCCGGCGGATTTCACCGTCGAGGGCGGCACGGTGGTCCTCACCGACCCGGAGGGCGCCCCGCTGGCGGAGCTGGCGGTCGCCGAGCGCTGGAAGGACGGGGCGGGGGAGTACCGCCTGGCGGGGGAGGTGTCGCTGCTGCGGCCGCCCACGTACGGGGTGCTGCGCGAGCTGCGGGCCACCCCGGCGGAGGTGCGCGCCCGCCGCGACCTGGAGGGCCGGGTGGAGCGGCCGCTGCTGGCGGTGGTCACCGACCGGCCGCTGCACCACCGGGCCCTGCACCAGATCCGCGCCCAGGCGGAGGCCCTGGCCCAGGCCCCGGGGGTGGAGGCGGACCGCGCCGAGGTGCTGGTCCTGGTCGACACCGGTCTGGAGGACGAGGGCATGACGGCCGCGGTGCTGGCCGCCCGGCCGCTGCTGCCGCCGCACACCTCGTTCGCGGTGTGCACGCTGCCGCGCGCGGAGGCCCGGGCGAGCGGGCCGTTCGGCGGCCCGTGGGGGGACCGGGACGCGCTGCTGGCGGCGCACGTGGCCGCCGCGTACGGCGCTACCCACCTGGTGGTCGAGGCGGGGCGGGACGGTCCGGACGTGGACCGCGTCATGGCCCGACGCCCGCCGGTGACGCTGCTGGACCCCGAGCCGTGGCTCTACGACGCCGACGAGGGCCTGTGGGAGCCGCTGACCCGGGTGGACCCGGCCCGGGCCCGCCGGGAGCCGTCCGACGCCGAGGTGGAGGCGGAGCTGGCGCACGGCCGCGAGCTGCCGGTGTGGTTCACCCCGGCGCGGGTGGCCGCGGAGCTGGCGCGGCTGCGCCCGGCGCGCACCCGGCGCGGGCTGACGGTGTTCTTCACGGGGCTGTCGGGGTCGGGCAAGTCGACCATCGCACGGGGCGTGTGCGACGGCATCCGCCGGGCGGGCCGCACGGTGACGCTGCTCGACGGCGACGTGGTGCGGCGCATGCTCTCGCACGGGCTGACCTTCTCGACACAGGACCGGGAGCTGAACATCCGCCGGATCGGCTACGTGGCGGCGGAGATCGGCCGCCACGGCGGGGTGGCGGTGTGCGCGCCGATCGCCCCCTACGCCCGGGGCCGCGCCGAGGTGCGGGCCATGGCGCAGGAGGCGGGCGGCGACTTCTTCCTGGTGCACGTGGCGACGCCGCTGGAGGTGTGCGAGGCCCGCGACCGCAAGGGCCTGTACGCCAAGGCGCGGGCGGGGGAGATCCCCGCGTTCACCGGGATCTCCGACCCCTACGAGGAGCCCGTGGACGCGGACCTGGTGGTGGACACCGTGGACGCGGACCCGGCCGACTCGGTGGCGGCGGTGCTGGCCGCGCTGCGCGCGGGCGGCTGGCTGCCCGAGCAGGACCACTGA
- a CDS encoding MazG family protein, with translation MTEPQPAGHRLLRLVEVMRTLRAECPWDRDQTHGSLAKYLIQEAYETLETIEEGDFALLREELGDVLLQVVFHAAIAAERPEGDPARFTVDDVADAIIDKMTRRHPHVFGGAEVSGTDEVWSNWEAIKAAERAAKAEAAGGADVSILDGVPFAQPAVMLAAEVQGRAVRNGFPADLVGDDGGEGGGLFAAVADERGRGRDAETDLRSAARRFDARVRAAEAAARADGRDPRELSGEEWRAYWAATA, from the coding sequence ATGACCGAGCCCCAGCCCGCCGGGCACCGCCTGCTGCGCCTGGTGGAGGTGATGCGGACCCTGCGCGCCGAGTGCCCGTGGGACCGGGACCAGACCCACGGGTCGCTGGCCAAGTACCTCATCCAGGAGGCGTACGAGACCCTGGAGACGATCGAGGAGGGCGACTTCGCGCTGCTGCGCGAGGAGCTGGGCGACGTGCTGCTCCAGGTGGTGTTCCACGCGGCGATCGCGGCCGAGCGGCCCGAGGGCGACCCGGCGCGGTTCACGGTGGACGACGTCGCCGACGCGATCATCGACAAGATGACCCGCCGCCACCCGCACGTGTTCGGCGGGGCGGAGGTGTCGGGCACCGACGAGGTGTGGTCGAACTGGGAGGCCATCAAGGCCGCCGAGCGGGCCGCCAAGGCCGAGGCCGCGGGCGGTGCGGACGTCTCCATCCTGGACGGGGTGCCCTTCGCCCAGCCCGCGGTGATGCTGGCGGCCGAGGTGCAGGGGCGCGCGGTGCGCAACGGGTTCCCCGCGGACCTGGTGGGCGACGACGGCGGCGAGGGCGGCGGGCTGTTCGCCGCGGTGGCCGACGAACGCGGCCGCGGCCGCGACGCCGAGACCGACCTGCGCTCGGCGGCCCGCCGCTTCGACGCGCGGGTGCGGGCGGCCGAGGCGGCCGCCCGCGCGGACGGCCGCGACCCGCGGGAGCTGTCCGGGGAGGAGTGGCGCGCCTACTGGGCCGCCACCGCCTGA
- a CDS encoding DUF501 domain-containing protein codes for MTSADQPASGRTGDPVDARDVAAIELQLGRAPRGVRGVAHRCPCGLPDVVRTAPRLEDGTPFPTLYYLTCPRAASAIGRLENSGRMREMQDRLAEDPDLRAAYTEAHESYIAERAEQARRDGVEPLPEGMQSTGGMPTRVKCLHALVAHELAEPGVNPFGAQALEELPHWWDRGPCVCVDENAPEGAEGNGS; via the coding sequence ATGACTTCCGCAGATCAGCCCGCATCCGGGCGTACCGGGGACCCCGTCGACGCGCGTGACGTCGCCGCCATCGAACTCCAGCTGGGCCGCGCCCCGCGCGGCGTGCGCGGGGTCGCGCACCGCTGCCCGTGCGGCCTGCCGGACGTGGTGCGCACCGCGCCGCGGCTGGAGGACGGGACCCCCTTCCCGACCTTGTACTACCTGACGTGCCCGCGCGCCGCGTCCGCGATCGGCCGGCTGGAGAACTCCGGCCGGATGCGCGAGATGCAGGACCGCCTGGCAGAGGACCCGGACCTGCGCGCGGCCTACACCGAGGCGCACGAGTCCTACATCGCCGAGCGCGCCGAGCAGGCGCGCCGCGACGGCGTGGAGCCGCTGCCGGAGGGGATGCAGAGCACCGGCGGCATGCCCACCCGGGTCAAGTGCCTGCACGCGCTGGTCGCCCACGAGCTGGCCGAGCCGGGGGTCAACCCGTTCGGGGCCCAGGCTCTGGAGGAGCTCCCGCACTGGTGGGACCGGGGCCCCTGTGTGTGCGTCGACGAGAACGCCCCCGAGGGCGCGGAAGGGAACGGGTCATGA
- a CDS encoding FtsB family cell division protein, whose product MLTSRAAILALVVCVIALSLAYPLREYVAQRAQIAQLQEERARMEASVRELRTREEALSTDEYVEREARLRLHYQYPGETAYIVVRPEDEDEPGAEAGPGEPWFTALWRSVREADDPAAGGAP is encoded by the coding sequence ATGCTCACCAGCCGGGCCGCGATCCTGGCCCTGGTCGTGTGCGTGATCGCGCTCAGCCTGGCCTACCCGCTGCGCGAGTACGTGGCCCAGCGCGCCCAGATCGCCCAGCTCCAGGAGGAGCGGGCGCGCATGGAGGCGAGCGTGCGCGAGCTGCGCACCCGCGAGGAGGCCCTGAGCACCGACGAGTACGTCGAGCGCGAGGCCCGGCTGCGCCTGCACTACCAGTACCCGGGCGAGACCGCCTACATCGTGGTGCGCCCCGAGGACGAGGACGAGCCCGGCGCCGAGGCGGGTCCCGGCGAGCCGTGGTTCACCGCGCTGTGGCGCTCGGTGCGCGAGGCCGACGACCCCGCCGCGGGCGGCGCGCCCTGA